Proteins encoded within one genomic window of Ciona intestinalis unplaced genomic scaffold, KH HT001232.1, whole genome shotgun sequence:
- the LOC101242677 gene encoding uncharacterized protein LOC101242677 — translation MKVICAGLSKTGTKTMTCALRDLGYNVYDFMENFTYLGDEWRKILTTGGTTEDFRRMFENVDAVSDLPGAYYWDEIHKAFPDSKIILMMRENEVVWYKSLMNQVKAGQNFIFRLMPYISIAGWQFTSYTALMGPAIWGVEYQSNLFREPELNEMQMRMTYRRHNAYVLQAAPKDKLLVYSVKDGWEPLCKFLGVPVPDKPFPRKNVRGNIVEELMQNDPVFIRIQREIMFSSSLMAVLLFYGLYRCGKFAWYNDWPSTLSRFRDLIPSFYLK, via the exons ATGAAAGTAATTTGCGCTGGCTTGTCCAAGACTGGCACGAAAACGATGACTTGCGCACTGCGAGATCTTGGGTATAACGTATACGACTTCATGGAAAACTTTACGTACCTTGGTGACGAATGGCGGAAAATTTTAACTACAGGAGGAACGACCGAAGATTTTCGAAGAATGTTCGAGAATGTAGATGCGGTTTCGGATCTCCCCGGCGCTTATTATTGGGACGAAATCCATAAGGCTTTCCCGGATTCTAAA ATTATATTAATGATGAGAGAAAATGAAGTAGTTTGGTACAAAAGTTTGATGAACCAAGTTAAAGCTGGGCAAAATTTCATCTTTAGATTGATGCCTTACATTTCGATTGCCGGGTGGCAGTTCACGAGTTACACAGCGTTAATGG GACCTGCAATTTGGGGGGTGGAGTATCAAAGCAATTTGTTTAGAGAACCAGAACTAAACGAAATGCAAATGCGCATGACATACCGCCGTCACAATGCTTATGTTTTGCAG GCAGCACCAAAAGATAAACTGCTAGTATACAGTGTAAAAGATGGCTGGGAGCCACTATGTAAGTTTCTTGGTGTCCCGGTTCCTGACAAACCATTTCCGCGAAAAAACGTCCGTGGTAATATTGTGGAAGAGCTGATGCAAAACGACCCTGTTTTCATTCGTATTCAGagagaaataatgttttcgtCTTCTCTGATGGCAGTATTGCTATTTTACGGTCTATACCGATGCGGAAAATTTGCTTGGTACAACGACTGGCCAAGCACGCTGTCCCGATTTCGTGATTTAATTCCTtcgttttacttaaaataa